Proteins found in one Gemmatimonadales bacterium genomic segment:
- a CDS encoding patatin-like phospholipase family protein, translating to MKPERVVAVLSGGGMKAMAHVGALHALTEAGLAPAELIATSGGALIAALIAGGMPYEKIVPLVCGMRREDVFVVNRAGLMLRGIGAASVLKPEPARAFLRRILPVDDFASLRLPMRLTAVDVDSGRLEVFGSAGRTDCTVSEAVYASMALPLYFPPATIGGHRYADGGLLQVLPLELAADSGADLVVAVDVGPVLEGPPPWMPRSPALLAASDRALAILMADQKARTVAAWREDPRRPQLLLVEPAVDRHGTFTFDRTVEFIEAGYRAGHAALAGRAAGRNGGTAAGRIGKT from the coding sequence GTGAAGCCGGAGCGCGTCGTCGCGGTGTTGTCGGGCGGCGGCATGAAGGCGATGGCGCACGTAGGAGCGCTGCACGCGCTGACGGAGGCGGGACTCGCGCCGGCCGAGTTGATCGCGACATCGGGCGGGGCGCTGATCGCGGCGCTGATCGCGGGCGGGATGCCTTACGAGAAGATCGTACCGCTGGTCTGCGGGATGCGCCGGGAGGACGTATTCGTCGTCAACCGCGCGGGTCTGATGCTGCGAGGCATCGGCGCGGCGAGCGTGCTCAAGCCGGAGCCGGCGCGGGCGTTCCTTCGCCGCATCCTCCCCGTGGACGACTTCGCGTCGCTCAGGCTGCCGATGCGGCTCACGGCGGTGGACGTGGACAGCGGCCGCCTGGAGGTCTTCGGTTCGGCGGGACGGACGGACTGCACGGTGTCGGAGGCCGTGTACGCCTCCATGGCGCTCCCGCTCTACTTCCCGCCTGCGACCATCGGCGGGCACCGATATGCGGACGGCGGGCTCCTTCAGGTCCTGCCGCTCGAGCTGGCCGCGGACAGCGGCGCGGACCTCGTGGTCGCGGTGGACGTGGGGCCGGTGCTCGAGGGGCCGCCGCCCTGGATGCCAAGATCGCCGGCGCTGCTCGCTGCCAGCGATCGCGCGCTGGCCATCCTCATGGCCGACCAGAAAGCGCGGACAGTCGCGGCCTGGCGGGAGGACCCGAGGCGCCCGCAGCTGCTGCTGGTCGAACCGGCGGTGGACCGGCACGGGACCTTCACCTTCGACCGCACGGTAGAATTCATCGAGGCGGGATATCGGGCCGGGCATGCGGCGTTGGCCGGCAGGGCGGCAGGGCGGAACGGCGGAACGGCGGCAGGACGAATCGGGAAGACGTAG
- a CDS encoding acyl-CoA thioesterase, whose translation MDGRPPRLSHTTIAEVMMPHMANVMGSVHGGVVLGMLDRVAAVSAIRHAKRVCVTVSVDRVHFREPIHLGELVTMHASVNYAHRTSIEVGVRVEAENLLTGTKRHTNSSYLTFVAIDENGRPVPVPPVIPETDEEKIRFREAEARRTARIAEAAGPAR comes from the coding sequence GTGGATGGACGCCCTCCGCGCCTGTCGCACACCACGATAGCCGAAGTCATGATGCCGCACATGGCCAACGTGATGGGTAGCGTGCACGGCGGCGTTGTCCTCGGCATGCTCGACCGCGTCGCCGCGGTGAGCGCGATCCGGCATGCGAAACGGGTCTGCGTCACGGTGTCCGTGGACCGGGTGCACTTCCGCGAGCCTATCCACCTGGGCGAGCTGGTCACGATGCACGCGAGCGTCAACTACGCGCACCGCACCTCGATCGAGGTAGGAGTGCGGGTGGAGGCCGAGAACCTCCTCACCGGCACGAAGCGGCACACCAACAGCTCGTACCTCACTTTCGTGGCGATAGACGAGAACGGTCGCCCGGTGCCGGTGCCGCCGGTGATCCCCGAGACCGACGAGGAGAAGATCCGGTTTCGGGAAGCGGAGGCGCGGCGGACAGCCCGGATCGCCGAGGCGGCTGGACCCGCGAGGTGA
- a CDS encoding NAD+ synthase — MLRLAITQFKPAKGDYAENLARVGRVLEGIAGRKDPPDVLVLPEAAMTGYLLEGGVRDLAVSAGTLFEDLVAVHERGGGPPIDIAVGFYEKWRGHLYNSALYATLGGPSAGVTHVHRKVFLPTYGVFDEERFVEAGLSVQAFDTRFGRIAIVICEDAWHSLAPTIAALDGAQLILVPSASPARGTQPLEETVARPANVSRWERIARHVAEEHGVWVAVAQLVGFEGGKGFAGGSVVVTPRGDVLVRGPLWDEALLEAVVDFDEVGRARADLPLLADLETRLPHLIDGLRSSERTKVRFDPSVKKDGRTGGRTDGQIAAADPLAMDCALVERWLLEFIRAEVHQRRGFEQVVVGLSGGVDSAVTAYLAAKALGPKSVGAFMLPYRTSNPESLEHAQLVAKALGIQVRTIDVSSAVDGYLNASEPDADPSRRGNVMARARMIVLFDQSAKLKALPLGTGNKTERLLGYFTWHADDSPPINPIGDLFKTQVWALARHLGVPKEIVEKPATADLIRGQTDEGDLGIPYAKADRILYWLLRGFRPEEIVALGFTAKEVGLVERRLGATHWKRKLPTVAMLSQTAIGDYYLRPVDY, encoded by the coding sequence ATGCTGCGCCTTGCCATAACCCAGTTCAAGCCCGCCAAGGGCGACTACGCCGAGAACCTGGCTCGCGTCGGAAGGGTCCTGGAAGGGATCGCCGGCCGGAAGGATCCGCCCGATGTGCTGGTCCTGCCTGAGGCGGCCATGACCGGCTACCTCCTCGAGGGAGGTGTCAGGGACCTCGCGGTCAGTGCCGGGACCCTGTTCGAGGACCTGGTAGCCGTTCACGAGCGCGGGGGCGGGCCGCCGATCGATATTGCCGTGGGCTTCTACGAGAAGTGGCGCGGCCACCTGTACAACTCCGCTCTCTACGCGACGCTGGGCGGCCCGTCGGCCGGCGTCACCCACGTCCACCGCAAGGTCTTCCTGCCCACCTACGGGGTCTTCGACGAGGAGCGCTTCGTCGAGGCCGGCCTTTCCGTGCAGGCCTTCGACACCCGATTCGGGCGCATCGCGATCGTGATCTGCGAGGACGCCTGGCACTCGCTCGCCCCGACGATCGCCGCCCTGGACGGGGCGCAGCTGATACTGGTTCCCTCCGCGTCACCGGCGAGGGGGACTCAGCCTCTGGAGGAGACGGTCGCGCGGCCGGCGAACGTCTCGCGCTGGGAGAGGATCGCGCGGCACGTGGCGGAAGAGCACGGGGTGTGGGTGGCGGTGGCGCAACTCGTCGGCTTCGAAGGCGGCAAGGGCTTCGCGGGGGGTTCGGTCGTGGTGACGCCTCGGGGCGACGTGCTGGTGCGCGGTCCCCTGTGGGACGAGGCGCTGCTCGAGGCCGTGGTGGATTTCGACGAGGTGGGCCGGGCACGGGCGGACCTGCCGCTGCTGGCGGACCTGGAGACGCGTCTGCCGCACCTGATAGACGGCCTGCGGAGTTCGGAGCGGACCAAGGTCAGGTTCGATCCGTCGGTGAAGAAAGACGGGCGGACGGGCGGACGGACGGACGGACAGATCGCTGCCGCCGACCCGCTGGCGATGGACTGCGCGCTGGTCGAGCGTTGGCTGCTCGAGTTCATCCGGGCGGAAGTCCACCAACGGCGCGGGTTCGAGCAGGTGGTGGTCGGGCTTTCGGGTGGGGTGGACAGCGCCGTGACAGCCTACCTTGCCGCCAAGGCGCTCGGGCCTAAGAGCGTGGGTGCATTCATGCTTCCGTATCGCACCTCGAACCCGGAGAGCCTCGAACACGCGCAGCTGGTGGCGAAAGCGCTCGGCATCCAGGTCCGGACGATCGATGTGTCGAGTGCGGTGGACGGCTACCTGAACGCCTCCGAGCCCGACGCGGACCCGTCGCGACGGGGCAACGTCATGGCGCGGGCGCGCATGATCGTCCTGTTCGACCAGTCGGCCAAGCTCAAGGCGCTGCCGCTGGGCACCGGCAACAAGACCGAACGCCTCCTGGGCTACTTCACCTGGCATGCGGACGATTCGCCTCCCATCAACCCGATCGGCGACCTCTTCAAGACCCAGGTCTGGGCGCTGGCGCGCCACCTCGGGGTGCCGAAAGAGATCGTAGAGAAGCCCGCGACCGCCGACCTCATCAGGGGCCAGACCGACGAAGGCGACCTCGGCATCCCCTACGCCAAGGCCGACCGGATCCTGTACTGGCTGCTGCGCGGGTTCCGCCCCGAGGAGATAGTGGCGCTGGGCTTCACGGCCAAGGAAGTGGGGCTCGTGGAGAGGCGGCTCGGCGCGACGCACTGGAAGCGCAAGCTGCCGACGGTCGCGATGCTGAGCCAGACCGCTATCGGCGACTATTACCTCCGGCCGGTGGACTACTGA
- a CDS encoding APC family permease: MSPPQLKRVLSLTDVVLFNVTVIFSLRGMATGAKMGPASILLWLLAIGAFFVPVGLVVAEMATRDPAEGGFYRWTRRAFGDAHGFICAWFYWVTNLTYLPSLLFFLAANLVFVVARPGLGDDPWFVVPLALGVLWFTAWLNIRGLSLGKRVTNGGAAASWIAAVLLIAAGITAFLRFGSATPWHWSEVSRSLGDVRTVAYFGTLSFALVGLEFAPVMGDEIKEPRRVLPRALLISGAMIAVLYILGTSAILVAVPPAEVSPISGGLGAVQAVAGHAGWRWLPVLTAVLVSFSVLGGVGAWLGGMARIPYAAGLDRFLPPSLATLHPKYGTPHVSIVVQTALTSVLIVASQAGSTVREAYLILLDMTITMNFIPFLYIFLAAARLRRPDDGPEVARIPGGRIGLRLVTTLGLSATILTMVTSVIPPSDVANPALFEAKLWGGLAFFSAAGYVLFRRFSRTAANGLAEKNSITTS, translated from the coding sequence ATGAGCCCGCCCCAGCTCAAACGCGTTCTCTCGCTCACCGATGTAGTGCTGTTCAATGTCACCGTCATCTTCAGCCTGCGCGGGATGGCGACCGGCGCCAAGATGGGGCCGGCATCCATCCTGCTTTGGCTGCTCGCCATCGGCGCGTTCTTCGTTCCAGTTGGCCTGGTGGTGGCTGAGATGGCCACGCGCGACCCGGCGGAGGGCGGCTTCTACCGGTGGACCCGCCGTGCCTTCGGCGACGCTCACGGCTTCATCTGCGCCTGGTTCTACTGGGTCACGAACCTCACCTACCTCCCCTCGCTCCTCTTCTTCCTCGCGGCCAATCTGGTCTTCGTGGTTGCGCGCCCGGGCCTCGGCGATGACCCGTGGTTCGTAGTGCCGCTCGCCCTGGGCGTACTGTGGTTCACGGCCTGGCTCAATATCCGAGGTCTGTCGCTTGGCAAGCGGGTCACCAATGGTGGAGCCGCGGCGAGCTGGATCGCCGCCGTCCTGCTGATCGCCGCGGGCATCACTGCGTTCCTGCGATTCGGGTCGGCCACGCCATGGCACTGGTCGGAGGTGAGCCGGTCGCTGGGCGATGTCCGGACCGTCGCCTACTTCGGGACGCTCTCGTTCGCCCTGGTGGGGCTCGAGTTCGCACCCGTGATGGGCGACGAGATCAAGGAGCCTCGGCGCGTGCTGCCCAGGGCCCTGCTGATCTCCGGAGCGATGATCGCCGTGCTCTACATCCTCGGCACCTCGGCGATCCTGGTGGCCGTTCCGCCCGCGGAAGTGAGCCCGATATCGGGAGGGCTCGGCGCCGTTCAGGCGGTAGCCGGCCACGCCGGCTGGCGCTGGCTCCCGGTTCTTACGGCGGTCCTGGTGTCATTCTCGGTCCTCGGCGGCGTGGGCGCGTGGCTGGGCGGCATGGCGCGCATCCCGTACGCCGCGGGCCTCGACCGCTTCCTGCCGCCGTCGCTGGCCACGCTGCACCCCAAGTACGGCACGCCGCACGTCTCGATCGTCGTCCAGACCGCCCTCACCAGCGTGCTCATCGTGGCGTCGCAGGCCGGCTCGACTGTGCGAGAGGCGTACCTCATCCTTCTCGACATGACCATCACCATGAACTTCATCCCGTTCCTCTACATCTTCCTCGCGGCGGCGCGGCTTCGCCGCCCGGACGACGGGCCGGAGGTCGCGCGGATTCCCGGAGGACGAATCGGGCTCCGGCTGGTCACGACGCTCGGACTCAGCGCGACGATCCTCACGATGGTCACATCGGTGATCCCGCCATCCGACGTGGCGAACCCGGCGCTCTTCGAAGCCAAGCTGTGGGGCGGACTGGCTTTCTTTTCGGCAGCGGGATACGTGCTGTTCCGGCGCTTCAGCCGGACTGCGGCGAACGGCCTTGCCGAAAAGAACAGCATCACGACATCATAA
- a CDS encoding response regulator: MIIDDDEAVLKGLSEYFGRLRYEVVRAATGKQGVAAFESQEPDVTILDLRLPDVDGLQVLEILRRKRALVILLTGYGDIPTAVQAMQMGAENFLTKPVDLRHLVATVERSIEKLELRRENTRLRQLIPTTRRSVVQVLVTLALIAGSLMVGRIVGSLGGETRAPPAIAPTRRPPNQMPEVRDSLIYPAQPPPEPPQQRR; the protein is encoded by the coding sequence TTGATCATCGATGATGACGAAGCCGTCCTCAAGGGACTTTCGGAGTACTTCGGGCGCCTGCGGTACGAAGTGGTTCGGGCCGCTACCGGAAAACAGGGTGTCGCCGCGTTCGAGTCGCAGGAACCCGACGTCACCATCCTCGACCTCAGACTCCCGGACGTCGACGGCCTCCAGGTGCTCGAGATCCTGCGCAGGAAGCGGGCGCTCGTCATCCTCCTCACCGGCTACGGTGACATCCCGACCGCGGTCCAGGCGATGCAGATGGGCGCGGAGAACTTCCTCACCAAGCCGGTGGATCTGCGGCACCTCGTGGCGACGGTCGAGCGCTCGATCGAGAAGCTGGAACTTCGCCGAGAGAACACCCGCCTGCGGCAGCTCATTCCCACCACGCGCAGGAGCGTCGTCCAGGTGCTGGTCACCCTGGCGCTGATCGCGGGGTCGCTGATGGTCGGCCGCATCGTCGGAAGCCTCGGGGGCGAAACCAGGGCGCCTCCGGCCATCGCGCCGACCCGGCGCCCGCCCAACCAGATGCCCGAGGTGCGCGACTCGCTGATCTACCCGGCGCAGCCGCCCCCGGAGCCCCCGCAGCAGCGGCGATGA
- a CDS encoding nucleoside hydrolase, whose protein sequence is MSVPVVIDTDPGIDDALALILAARWSRADLRAVSVTYGNTTLDLAARNARIVLARAPAETLVLPGWDRPLTRPLVTAKETHGADGLGDHAAPPPDPVHPSGSALRDALRAAREPVVLVTLGPLTNLALALRLDADFVRARVVRHVAMGGNIAAASNTGPHSEFNVWCDPEAAREVFTAGLGTVMVGLDVTRRLVIPAAAVAKLATHPDEDARWFGRLLGFYVRFHQDVEGLHGAVINDPLAVALALEPSWGRAEPIPVGVDLSEGPERGRTTIGDLDAGDPRIMVYRDFDARRVRELLLEHLFGRWLTDADFAP, encoded by the coding sequence ATGAGCGTACCGGTCGTCATCGATACCGACCCGGGCATCGACGACGCGCTCGCGCTGATCCTCGCGGCGCGATGGAGCCGGGCGGACCTGCGCGCCGTGTCGGTCACCTACGGCAACACCACGCTGGACCTCGCGGCGCGGAATGCGCGGATTGTCCTGGCGAGGGCGCCGGCCGAAACGCTCGTGCTCCCCGGCTGGGACCGCCCGCTCACTCGGCCGCTCGTGACGGCAAAGGAGACGCATGGAGCTGATGGTCTGGGTGACCACGCCGCGCCCCCTCCCGACCCGGTCCATCCGTCCGGCAGCGCGTTGCGCGATGCGCTGCGCGCGGCCCGGGAGCCGGTCGTCCTCGTCACGCTCGGCCCGCTCACCAATCTCGCGCTCGCGCTCCGGCTCGACGCGGACTTCGTGCGAGCGCGCGTCGTCCGGCACGTGGCGATGGGCGGCAACATCGCGGCCGCCAGCAACACCGGGCCGCACTCCGAGTTCAACGTCTGGTGCGATCCCGAGGCGGCGCGCGAGGTATTCACCGCGGGGCTGGGCACCGTCATGGTGGGCCTCGACGTGACGCGGCGGCTCGTGATCCCGGCCGCCGCGGTCGCCAAGCTCGCCACCCACCCGGACGAAGATGCGCGCTGGTTCGGCCGGTTGCTCGGCTTCTACGTGCGGTTCCACCAAGACGTCGAGGGCCTGCACGGCGCCGTCATCAACGATCCGCTCGCCGTCGCGCTCGCCCTCGAGCCGTCGTGGGGGCGCGCGGAACCCATCCCGGTCGGCGTGGACCTCTCCGAAGGGCCGGAGCGGGGTCGGACGACCATCGGCGACCTGGACGCCGGCGATCCGCGGATCATGGTCTACCGGGACTTCGACGCGCGCCGGGTGCGCGAACTGTTGCTGGAACACCTCTTCGGTCGCTGGCTTACGGACGCCGATTTCGCACCGTAG
- a CDS encoding 3-hydroxyacyl-CoA dehydrogenase NAD-binding domain-containing protein → MTTPAPQVVKVAIVGVGTIGRGWAALSAANGWHTALYDTEVNTADRAVAEVARRARALVAVGRAQGETVEAGLRQVRLGRSLLQACGEADWIIESVKEDLSLKQRVFDNIDQVARPDAVISSSSSGLPITEIASRCRDQSRCIVAHSLNPPELIPLVEVVPGKFTAPATTETVRGWLRTLGRIPITLKREVPGNAVGRISAAVWRECIDLVLSGVMDVDDIDRAVSLGPGLGWAAAGPHLTYHLGAGEGGVNVFLQQLLMSFETWWGSLAQWTKLEPEQVRALTSQIERAYGDKLETIREARDRRLAAILKGLEAARKQ, encoded by the coding sequence ATGACGACACCGGCTCCCCAAGTGGTCAAGGTCGCCATCGTCGGCGTGGGAACGATCGGCCGTGGCTGGGCCGCGCTCTCCGCCGCTAACGGCTGGCACACCGCCCTCTACGACACCGAGGTGAACACCGCCGATCGCGCCGTCGCCGAGGTAGCCCGCCGCGCCCGCGCGCTGGTCGCGGTAGGGCGGGCCCAAGGGGAGACGGTGGAGGCTGGGCTGCGACAGGTGCGGCTCGGCCGTTCGCTCCTCCAGGCTTGCGGGGAGGCCGACTGGATCATCGAGTCGGTGAAGGAGGACCTGTCGCTCAAGCAGCGGGTGTTCGACAACATCGACCAGGTGGCCCGCCCCGATGCGGTGATCTCCTCGTCCTCCAGCGGACTCCCGATCACCGAGATCGCCTCCCGCTGCCGCGACCAGTCACGCTGCATCGTCGCCCACTCGCTGAACCCGCCGGAGCTGATCCCCCTCGTCGAGGTGGTACCGGGGAAGTTCACCGCCCCAGCGACCACCGAGACGGTCCGGGGCTGGTTGCGGACGCTGGGCAGGATCCCGATCACGCTGAAGCGCGAAGTGCCGGGCAACGCGGTGGGCCGCATCTCCGCCGCCGTCTGGCGCGAGTGCATTGACCTGGTCTTGAGCGGCGTCATGGACGTCGACGACATCGACCGCGCCGTCTCACTCGGCCCCGGGTTGGGATGGGCCGCTGCCGGCCCACATCTCACCTACCACCTGGGCGCCGGTGAGGGCGGAGTGAACGTCTTCCTGCAGCAGCTGTTGATGTCGTTCGAAACGTGGTGGGGGAGTCTGGCGCAGTGGACCAAGCTCGAACCGGAGCAGGTGCGGGCGCTGACGAGTCAGATCGAGAGAGCGTACGGCGACAAGCTGGAGACGATACGGGAGGCGAGGGACAGGCGATTGGCGGCCATACTCAAAGGTTTGGAGGCCGCCAGGAAGCAGTAG